Proteins encoded within one genomic window of Neodiprion fabricii isolate iyNeoFabr1 chromosome 6, iyNeoFabr1.1, whole genome shotgun sequence:
- the LOC124184824 gene encoding platelet-derived growth factor receptor alpha-like, translated as MKCITSACVAVFVISGLHEGFAALKPVLYPDSKLVIEEGDELKISCLGEGPIQFQVMKVQNKNSPKADCDTTNKNCTLYIRNASGTDTGWYACAEKGIEFQNDEQTIEHPTENISWIYVYVNSSKPFASNVSNADIIRPPESSAVIPCRPTSPDVTPTFLDNYSFRPTRYQQKSRQWAMIRHQYKKER; from the exons ATGAAGTGCATTACGTCTGCCTGCGTCGCCGTCTTCGTTATATCTGGACTGCATGAAG GGTTTGCGGCATTGAAACCAGTGTTGTATCCTGACAGCAAGCTTGTTATCGAGGAAGGAGATGAGTTGAAAATATCATGTCTGGGTGAAGGgccaattcaatttcaagtcatgaaagttcaaaataaaaat TCTCCGAAAGCAGATTGCGATACTACTAACAAAAATTGTACGCTGTATATTCGTAACGCAAGCGGAACCGACACTGGATGGTACGCTTGCGCCGAGAAAGGAATCGAGTTTCAGAACGATGAGCAAACTATCGAACATCCTACCGAAAATATCAGCTGGATCTACGTTTACgtaaatt CGTCAAAACCATTTGCTTCTAATGTTTCAAATGCGGACATAATAAGACCGCCTGAGAGTTCGGCGGTTATACCGTGTCGGCCAACGTCGCCGGACGTCACGCCAACGTTCCTGGACAATTATTCG TTCAGGCCAACGCGGTACCAGCAAAAGTCAAGACAGTGGGCGATGATACGCCATCAGTATAAGAAAGAACGTTAA